A stretch of Enterobacter cloacae complex sp. ECNIH7 DNA encodes these proteins:
- the glgS gene encoding cell surface composition regulator GlgS, translating to MNRQDINALKNFDFLARSFARMHALGQPVDIDAVTGNMSDEQQAWFRERYDHYRKQAERARVIELR from the coding sequence ATGAACCGACAAGATATAAACGCATTGAAGAATTTTGATTTTCTGGCGCGCAGTTTTGCCCGTATGCACGCCCTGGGCCAGCCAGTGGATATCGATGCCGTGACCGGCAATATGAGTGATGAACAGCAAGCATGGTTCCGGGAGCGATACGACCACTACCGAAAGCAGGCTGAGCGGGCGAGAGTGATAGAACTGCGGTGA
- a CDS encoding fimbria/pilus outer membrane usher protein, producing MNNPNSRLMIFLLALLLIMVLLLGYLRNAEARETFNTHALELDSPGQAVVDLSAFSEADGQLPGTYRVTVYVNGEQQGEAQDIAFVAGADKKLTAQLTPAMLKAWGVNTAAFPALAALPADKPLEDIGRYIPMASGELRFSKLQLNLSIPQAAMSATARGWVDPSEWDEGVPAALLNYNLSGSNTWRDGENGSDDNYYANLQSGLNLGAWRLRNYSTWNYDEDNGSHWDSVNTYLQRDIQRLQGQLTLGDSYTPSDIFDSVQFRGAQLASDDNMLPDSLRGFAPIIRGIAQSNAQVTIKQNGYTIYQSYVAPGAFAISDLYPTSGSGDLEVTIKETDGSERTFIQPFSAVPIMQREGRLKYALTAGKYRSGNSDSDEPEFGQITAIYGLPHAITIYGGTLYSEDYQSGAAGLGFGLGELGSVSADITAAHTTLNNDETHDGQSYRVQYSKDFQATDTSFTLAAYRYSTEGFYTFQEANDLRSDSDDGWRLTYNKRQKLQLDLTQSIGSYGSFFVSGYQQDYWHEDGYERTLSTGWNGNINGISYSVSYSYSDYPDSTQPADQQLAFSIQVPLSRFMPNAWASYSVNTAKRGDTRQQVGLNGTALADNNLSYSLQQSYTNHGVGGSGNINADYKGGQGEITGGYNYDDDMQQVNYGLKGGIVVHPHGVTLSQPLGDSLAIVKAPGADDAKVQNNTGVYTDWRGYAVVPYVNAYRKNRIALDTSTLGDGVDIDTAVQTVTPTQGAVVMADFNTRVGRRVLMTLLYRGLPVPFGAQAKMEEGGSGIVGDDGQVYLTGVPDDGDITVSWNGKPQCVVHYRLPENAENAPVTETEQECRE from the coding sequence ATGAATAACCCCAATTCCCGACTGATGATCTTCCTGCTGGCGCTGCTGCTGATTATGGTGCTGCTGTTGGGTTACCTGCGTAATGCGGAAGCCAGAGAGACTTTCAATACCCACGCGCTGGAGCTGGACAGCCCGGGCCAGGCGGTCGTTGACTTATCCGCCTTTTCCGAAGCCGATGGCCAGCTACCGGGTACTTACCGGGTGACGGTGTACGTCAACGGCGAGCAGCAGGGCGAGGCGCAGGATATTGCCTTTGTTGCCGGGGCAGATAAAAAACTCACCGCACAGTTAACCCCGGCGATGCTGAAAGCCTGGGGCGTGAACACCGCCGCGTTTCCTGCGCTTGCCGCACTGCCAGCGGACAAACCGCTGGAGGATATTGGCCGCTATATTCCGATGGCTTCCGGCGAACTGCGTTTCAGTAAACTGCAACTGAATCTCAGTATCCCGCAGGCGGCGATGAGCGCCACCGCGCGCGGCTGGGTAGATCCGTCCGAATGGGACGAGGGCGTACCTGCCGCGCTGCTGAACTATAACCTCAGCGGCAGCAACACCTGGCGCGACGGAGAAAACGGCTCCGATGATAACTACTACGCCAACCTGCAGAGTGGCCTGAACCTCGGCGCGTGGCGGTTGCGCAACTATTCCACCTGGAATTACGACGAGGATAACGGCAGCCACTGGGATTCAGTGAACACGTATCTTCAGCGGGATATCCAGCGCCTGCAGGGGCAGCTCACGCTCGGCGACAGCTATACGCCTTCCGATATCTTCGACAGCGTGCAGTTTCGCGGCGCGCAGTTGGCGTCGGATGACAATATGCTGCCGGACAGCCTGCGAGGTTTTGCCCCGATCATCCGCGGTATTGCCCAGTCGAACGCGCAGGTCACTATTAAGCAGAACGGTTACACCATCTATCAGAGCTACGTCGCGCCGGGGGCCTTCGCCATCAGCGATCTCTACCCGACATCGGGCAGCGGTGACCTGGAGGTAACGATTAAAGAAACCGACGGCAGCGAGCGAACCTTTATTCAGCCATTCTCTGCGGTACCGATTATGCAGCGTGAAGGCCGCCTGAAGTATGCCCTCACCGCCGGGAAATACCGCAGCGGCAACAGCGACAGCGATGAGCCGGAGTTTGGCCAGATAACAGCGATTTACGGCCTGCCGCACGCCATCACGATTTATGGCGGCACGCTGTACTCGGAGGACTATCAGTCCGGGGCGGCAGGGCTGGGGTTTGGTCTCGGCGAGCTGGGTTCGGTCTCCGCGGATATCACCGCTGCGCACACCACGCTGAATAACGATGAAACTCACGACGGCCAGTCGTACCGGGTGCAGTACTCAAAAGATTTTCAGGCCACCGATACCAGCTTCACCCTGGCGGCGTACCGCTATTCCACGGAAGGGTTCTATACCTTCCAGGAAGCGAACGATTTACGCTCAGACAGCGACGACGGCTGGCGGCTGACGTACAACAAACGCCAGAAACTCCAGCTCGATCTCACCCAGAGTATCGGCAGCTACGGTTCGTTCTTTGTCTCCGGCTATCAGCAGGATTACTGGCATGAGGACGGTTACGAGCGCACCCTCAGCACCGGCTGGAATGGTAATATCAACGGTATCAGCTACAGCGTTTCCTACAGTTACAGTGATTACCCGGACAGCACCCAGCCTGCCGACCAGCAGCTGGCGTTCAGCATCCAGGTACCTCTCAGCCGCTTTATGCCGAACGCGTGGGCCAGCTACAGCGTCAACACCGCGAAGCGCGGCGACACCCGCCAGCAGGTGGGCCTCAATGGGACGGCGCTTGCCGATAACAACCTCAGCTACAGCCTCCAGCAGAGCTACACCAACCACGGTGTGGGCGGCTCCGGCAATATCAACGCCGACTACAAAGGCGGGCAGGGGGAAATCACCGGCGGCTACAACTATGACGACGATATGCAGCAGGTGAACTATGGCCTGAAAGGGGGGATTGTCGTCCATCCACATGGCGTCACCCTTTCCCAGCCGCTTGGTGACTCACTTGCCATCGTGAAAGCGCCCGGCGCGGATGACGCGAAGGTGCAGAATAATACCGGGGTCTATACCGACTGGCGCGGCTATGCGGTCGTGCCGTACGTCAACGCTTACCGGAAAAACCGCATCGCACTGGACACCAGTACGCTCGGCGATGGAGTCGATATCGACACCGCCGTGCAGACGGTGACGCCAACGCAGGGCGCAGTGGTAATGGCGGACTTCAACACCCGCGTCGGACGGCGCGTACTGATGACGCTGCTTTACCGTGGGCTGCCGGTGCCGTTCGGCGCTCAGGCGAAAATGGAGGAAGGCGGCAGCGGTATCGTTGGCGATGACGGTCAGGTGTATCTGACGGGCGTGCCGGATGACGGTGACATTACGGTGAGCTGGAACGGAAAGCCGCAGTGCGTGGTGCATTACCGGTTGCCGGAGAATGCTGAAAATGCACCGGTAACGGAAACAGAACAGGAGTGCAGGGAATGA
- a CDS encoding conjugal transfer protein TraG N-terminal domain-containing protein: MTANSYFEYVLTLLGWLVNNGVWQTLTATGLFALPLLAKLIALWLKARGQGADEGNVARLLVVWVEHSLYSALLVIFFAGVPFLNVDINTLTYDSQRTKQCGWSVVQPGDSGYAPLINELSGQSASVPVWWYFTHALGKGITSAAVAVLPCKPDLRQLRFEVQHTRIADPALAQELHDFVNDCYGPSRARLKQLGSDISEEQSREVDWVGSAFYLATPGYYDHEHSRSPLTAWPYDASRDDGLSDTGGGGYPACKEWWSDGDAGLKNRLLKQVDTTLWQQLQKLGQSKEEYEEAVLRSLVSPRNMQVSQGGLVYNGFGGSAGDHLSQTQLLSRVGGIIGAGLSSYALFPAFDNVRQALPMVQAFLEMALVICIPVILLFSAWDLKTVITLSFVQFALFFLTFWWELARWLDNWLMQMMYDSDTHSYFNLWGLQNTSDDLIVNIIMGVMFLVLPAFWLGALTWAGVRIGAAIAGVMGSAVGDIRSAGEQVGKMIVSKTRIP, from the coding sequence ATGACCGCCAACAGCTATTTCGAGTATGTGCTCACCCTGCTCGGCTGGCTGGTGAACAACGGCGTGTGGCAGACGCTGACCGCCACCGGGCTGTTCGCCCTGCCCCTGCTGGCGAAGCTGATTGCCCTGTGGCTGAAGGCGCGCGGCCAGGGGGCTGATGAAGGCAACGTCGCCCGCCTGCTGGTCGTCTGGGTGGAGCACTCGCTCTACAGCGCCCTGCTGGTGATCTTCTTCGCGGGTGTGCCGTTCCTCAATGTCGATATCAATACCCTCACCTACGACAGCCAACGCACGAAGCAGTGCGGCTGGTCGGTGGTACAGCCCGGTGATTCCGGCTATGCGCCGTTGATTAATGAACTCAGCGGCCAGAGCGCCTCGGTGCCGGTGTGGTGGTACTTCACCCACGCGCTGGGCAAGGGCATCACCAGCGCCGCCGTCGCGGTGCTCCCCTGTAAGCCGGACCTTCGTCAGCTGCGCTTTGAAGTACAGCACACCCGGATCGCCGATCCGGCGCTGGCGCAGGAACTACATGATTTCGTTAACGACTGCTACGGGCCGTCGCGGGCAAGGCTCAAGCAGCTGGGCAGCGATATCAGTGAGGAGCAAAGCCGGGAAGTGGACTGGGTGGGATCGGCCTTTTATCTCGCCACGCCGGGCTATTACGACCACGAACACTCCCGTTCGCCACTCACCGCCTGGCCTTATGACGCCAGCCGCGACGACGGTCTGAGCGATACGGGTGGAGGTGGCTATCCTGCGTGTAAGGAGTGGTGGTCCGATGGTGATGCGGGGCTGAAAAACCGGCTACTGAAGCAGGTCGATACCACGCTCTGGCAGCAACTACAAAAACTGGGACAGTCGAAAGAGGAGTATGAAGAGGCGGTACTGCGCTCGCTGGTGAGCCCGCGCAATATGCAGGTGTCGCAGGGAGGTCTGGTGTACAACGGGTTTGGTGGGAGTGCGGGGGATCATTTAAGCCAGACGCAGTTGCTGAGTCGTGTGGGCGGGATCATCGGCGCGGGGCTTTCGAGCTACGCTCTTTTTCCGGCGTTTGATAACGTCCGCCAGGCGCTGCCGATGGTACAGGCTTTCCTTGAAATGGCGCTGGTGATTTGTATTCCGGTGATCCTGCTGTTCTCGGCATGGGATCTTAAAACGGTCATCACACTGAGTTTTGTGCAGTTCGCCCTGTTCTTTCTCACCTTCTGGTGGGAACTGGCTCGCTGGCTGGATAACTGGCTGATGCAGATGATGTACGACAGCGACACCCACTCGTACTTCAATCTCTGGGGCCTGCAAAACACCTCCGACGATCTGATTGTGAATATCATTATGGGCGTGATGTTCCTGGTGTTACCCGCATTCTGGCTGGGGGCGCTGACGTGGGCGGGCGTCAGGATCGGCGCGGCCATCGCTGGTGTGATGGGCAGCGCGGTCGGCGATATCCGTAGCGCTGGTGAACAGGTCGGGAAGATGATCGTAAGTAAAACACGCATTCCCTGA
- a CDS encoding phosphorothioated DNA-binding restriction endonuclease has translation MISPETLQSAISNVSVWRQGDVCAPHKPLLLLYVLSQYKAGHPRLFNYGLEIHEPLTRLLKEFGPKRRTDYPNMPFWRLRTDGFWEIAHAEGCKPRKGNTQPTKKELIDNQVAGGFDEAAYQQLLAHPEMIDQLAQKILTDRFPESIQRILANQLGFDFIDRSKNRDPRFRDIVLRAYHSRCAFCGYDLRLDGALVGIEAAHIHWKAYGGPCVVNNGLALCTLHHDAFDMGAFGLDESMTIHISGGVSRSPVVDHLFWHRDGQQLFLPYDKTQWPAEQYVGWHRKQIFKA, from the coding sequence ATGATCTCTCCAGAAACGCTGCAATCCGCCATCTCTAACGTCTCTGTCTGGCGTCAGGGTGACGTATGCGCGCCGCATAAACCGCTGCTGCTGTTGTACGTACTGTCGCAGTACAAAGCAGGCCATCCACGCCTGTTTAACTACGGTCTGGAAATCCACGAACCGCTTACTCGCCTGCTGAAAGAGTTTGGTCCCAAGCGACGCACCGATTACCCCAATATGCCGTTCTGGCGGCTGCGAACTGACGGCTTCTGGGAGATCGCTCACGCAGAAGGCTGCAAACCGCGTAAGGGCAATACTCAGCCGACAAAGAAAGAACTGATTGATAACCAGGTGGCGGGCGGCTTCGATGAAGCGGCCTACCAGCAATTGCTGGCACATCCAGAGATGATCGACCAACTGGCTCAGAAGATCCTCACCGATCGCTTCCCGGAAAGTATTCAGCGGATCCTGGCCAACCAACTGGGATTCGATTTTATCGATCGCTCCAAGAACCGCGATCCGCGTTTCAGGGATATCGTTCTTCGCGCTTACCACTCACGGTGCGCGTTCTGTGGTTACGATCTCAGACTCGATGGCGCGCTGGTTGGTATTGAAGCAGCGCATATTCACTGGAAAGCGTACGGTGGCCCGTGCGTGGTGAACAATGGACTGGCGCTCTGTACGTTGCACCACGATGCGTTTGATATGGGAGCATTCGGGCTGGATGAGAGTATGACCATCCACATCTCCGGCGGCGTCAGTCGTAGTCCGGTGGTAGACCATCTGTTCTGGCACCGGGACGGCCAGCAGTTATTCCTTCCTTATGACAAAACGCAGTGGCCTGCTGAACAATATGTTGGCTGGCACCGAAAACAGATTTTCAAAGCCTGA
- a CDS encoding tyrosine-type DNA invertase, whose amino-acid sequence MPVKRKHLTRHEVGQILLAADRGIHFERDYCLIQMCFLHGLRVSELCGMRLSDIDLVGRSVYVRRLKNSLSTQHPLFDAELPALMRWLAVRSRWRDADSDWLFLSQKGGALSRHQVRLLLKRYGELAGVSISAYPHMLRHGCGYALADLGRDTRLIQDYLGHRNIRHTVIYTATNTQRFMNVWGNVRENHTISARM is encoded by the coding sequence ATGCCAGTAAAACGAAAACATCTGACCCGCCATGAAGTGGGGCAGATACTGCTTGCAGCGGACAGAGGGATCCATTTTGAGCGGGATTACTGCCTGATTCAGATGTGTTTTTTACATGGTCTGCGGGTCAGTGAACTGTGTGGGATGCGTCTGTCGGATATCGATTTGGTAGGGCGTTCGGTCTATGTCCGACGGCTCAAAAACAGTCTTTCAACGCAGCATCCGCTGTTTGATGCCGAATTGCCTGCACTGATGCGCTGGCTGGCGGTACGCAGTCGCTGGCGGGATGCGGATTCAGACTGGTTGTTCCTGTCGCAGAAGGGCGGTGCGCTGTCGCGCCATCAGGTTCGATTGCTACTCAAACGTTACGGAGAACTGGCAGGCGTCAGCATTTCCGCTTACCCGCATATGCTGAGGCACGGTTGCGGTTACGCGCTGGCAGATCTGGGGCGCGACACCCGTCTGATACAGGATTATCTGGGGCACCGGAACATCCGGCATACGGTGATTTATACGGCGACAAATACGCAGAGGTTTATGAATGTCTGGGGAAACGTGAGAGAAAACCACACAATTAGTGCCAGAATGTAA
- a CDS encoding fimbrial biogenesis chaperone: MNRYADILLALLLAVFTVQAQAGIVIGGTRIIYNGDKKETSASIRNPDKSGVWLVQSWVDSGMKGSKTPFIVTPPLFRINPGEENMLRIVRTGGSLPEDRESVFWLNVKSIPATDDSVPHNNVLQVVEKSRLKLFYRPAGLEGQPETAYHHLSIAHSGNRLTVSNPTPYYITLFTLKVDGQEIKEADMVPPKGSVSFTLPSVTASTVTWQAISDYGGVSQTESRKL; the protein is encoded by the coding sequence ATGAACAGGTATGCAGACATTTTGCTGGCGCTATTGCTGGCCGTATTTACCGTGCAGGCACAGGCCGGGATTGTCATTGGCGGGACGCGGATCATTTATAACGGCGACAAAAAAGAGACTTCCGCTTCCATTCGTAACCCCGATAAATCCGGCGTCTGGCTGGTGCAAAGCTGGGTGGACAGCGGGATGAAAGGAAGTAAAACGCCGTTTATCGTGACGCCGCCGTTGTTTCGCATCAATCCTGGTGAGGAGAATATGCTGCGCATTGTGCGTACCGGCGGCAGCCTGCCGGAGGACCGGGAGTCGGTGTTCTGGCTGAACGTGAAGTCCATTCCCGCCACTGATGACAGCGTGCCGCATAACAACGTTCTGCAGGTGGTAGAGAAATCCCGCCTGAAACTCTTTTACCGCCCGGCGGGGCTGGAAGGGCAGCCGGAGACCGCTTACCACCACCTGTCCATCGCCCACAGCGGCAACCGACTTACCGTCAGCAATCCAACACCTTACTACATCACGCTGTTCACCCTGAAGGTGGACGGGCAGGAGATCAAAGAGGCTGATATGGTGCCGCCGAAGGGCAGCGTCAGCTTCACGCTGCCATCGGTCACGGCGTCCACGGTGACCTGGCAGGCAATCAGTGATTACGGCGGCGTTAGCCAGACCGAAAGCCGCAAACTCTGA
- a CDS encoding TIGR03756 family integrating conjugative element protein gives MPDRFPILLPLMLCAAFPLRAITTPEIAASALSPDCVNYRVVGLCHWLYCTPLGCTVRTSVKVSHFRPDLVVSAYSNTGQNPWAEMSLLSPPLPGVAEGGGDTNPRSASQHSKIRFKNADAIGFPAGDELAKFFTQFGYICSPSSQPFQPYFLSQLDALAWRSGVPEMTYPEALTPGIREVGQNGDMWGNIYPRAGAISQTHDYKAAAVIAQRVADLVTRTGQPHIYTPLTASSRAGYWPPSPVIEGDSDNHRWQMLTPKKSAACSVFPDGSATDTYADKLAEDGAYAWTLWRPYKCCPRRGQTFLGSTG, from the coding sequence ATGCCAGACCGCTTTCCTATTCTGTTGCCACTGATGCTGTGCGCCGCTTTCCCGCTCAGAGCCATTACCACGCCGGAAATTGCCGCCTCCGCCCTGTCGCCGGACTGCGTGAACTACCGGGTTGTCGGCCTGTGCCACTGGCTCTATTGCACGCCGCTCGGCTGTACGGTGCGCACGTCGGTGAAGGTCAGCCATTTCCGCCCGGATCTGGTGGTGTCGGCTTACAGCAACACCGGGCAGAATCCGTGGGCGGAGATGTCGTTACTCAGCCCACCGTTGCCCGGTGTTGCCGAAGGCGGTGGTGATACGAATCCTCGTTCTGCCAGCCAGCACAGCAAGATCCGCTTTAAGAATGCCGATGCCATCGGCTTCCCGGCAGGCGATGAGCTGGCGAAGTTTTTCACCCAGTTTGGCTATATCTGCTCACCTTCATCGCAGCCTTTTCAACCGTACTTTCTGAGTCAACTGGATGCGCTGGCGTGGCGCAGCGGTGTGCCGGAAATGACGTACCCGGAGGCGCTGACGCCGGGCATACGGGAAGTCGGTCAGAATGGCGATATGTGGGGCAATATCTATCCACGCGCCGGAGCCATCAGTCAGACGCACGACTATAAAGCCGCCGCCGTTATCGCTCAGCGCGTGGCCGACCTGGTGACCCGTACCGGGCAGCCGCATATCTATACGCCGCTAACGGCCTCATCGCGCGCCGGATACTGGCCGCCCTCCCCGGTTATCGAAGGCGACAGCGATAACCATCGCTGGCAGATGCTCACCCCGAAAAAATCCGCCGCCTGTTCGGTGTTTCCGGATGGCAGCGCCACCGACACCTACGCCGACAAGCTGGCGGAGGATGGCGCGTACGCCTGGACACTGTGGCGGCCCTATAAATGCTGTCCGCGCCGGGGGCAAACCTTCCTCGGCAGTACGGGTTAA
- a CDS encoding ArdC family protein codes for MDRSNDIYQKVTDQIIAELENGNVPWLRPWRDGEPPFPINALSGRPYHGINVPLLWNSADKQSFASDRWLTFHQVSALGGQVRRGEKSSLAVLYLPRTQEEIDALGQPLLDKDGEPKVRHFGIIREFRLFNLSQCDGLPQSLFEPFTRPAEPVEMAETIAKNSGVTLRHRRQSKAYYKPATDLVMMPHPQQFESSEAYYATLLHELTHATGHTSRLNRPGIAGAERTEALYAAEELVAEMGSAFLCAHCGIQGRLQHASYIGYWLDILRQDKRAVIRASGMARHASEWLLNAVPQPCQLSA; via the coding sequence ATGGACAGAAGCAACGATATCTACCAGAAAGTCACCGACCAGATTATTGCTGAGCTGGAAAACGGCAATGTGCCGTGGCTCCGCCCGTGGCGCGATGGCGAGCCGCCGTTCCCGATCAATGCGTTATCCGGTCGTCCGTATCACGGCATCAACGTACCGCTGCTGTGGAACAGCGCCGACAAGCAGAGCTTCGCCAGCGACCGCTGGCTGACGTTTCATCAGGTCAGCGCGCTCGGCGGGCAAGTGCGCCGGGGGGAGAAATCCTCTCTGGCGGTGTTATATCTGCCGCGCACACAGGAAGAGATCGATGCACTCGGCCAGCCGTTGCTGGATAAAGACGGCGAGCCGAAGGTGCGGCATTTTGGGATCATTCGTGAATTTCGGCTGTTTAACCTGTCGCAGTGCGACGGCCTGCCGCAGTCGCTGTTCGAGCCGTTTACCCGGCCCGCAGAGCCTGTGGAGATGGCCGAAACCATTGCGAAGAATAGCGGCGTGACGCTGCGCCATCGCCGCCAGTCGAAAGCGTATTACAAACCCGCGACCGACCTGGTGATGATGCCGCACCCGCAACAGTTTGAAAGCAGCGAGGCGTACTACGCCACGCTGCTGCATGAACTGACGCACGCTACCGGACACACTTCACGCCTCAACCGCCCCGGTATTGCCGGAGCGGAACGCACCGAAGCGCTATACGCCGCTGAAGAGTTAGTGGCGGAGATGGGTAGCGCCTTCCTGTGCGCCCATTGCGGCATTCAGGGCAGACTCCAGCACGCCAGCTATATCGGCTACTGGCTGGATATCCTGCGCCAGGACAAGCGGGCAGTGATCCGCGCCAGCGGTATGGCGCGCCACGCCAGTGAATGGCTACTCAACGCGGTACCACAACCCTGTCAGCTTAGCGCCTGA
- a CDS encoding fimbrial protein, whose translation MKKTMLSACFMLAAANAMAADGTIHFTGSITDQTCTVDTGSQNLPVSLGNVAQTALNGAKGMRAAPTQFTINVSDCPETVTGANVKFDGTSDSNDQSLLALDSGTGIATGVGIQIADKNGTAIPLHSASSDYTLAEGANALDFVARYVSTGPAVTTGTANGTSEFTIIYK comes from the coding sequence ATGAAAAAAACGATGTTAAGCGCGTGTTTTATGCTGGCGGCGGCTAATGCCATGGCCGCCGATGGCACCATCCATTTCACCGGCAGCATTACTGACCAGACCTGCACTGTGGACACCGGTTCGCAGAATTTACCGGTCAGTCTCGGCAACGTCGCCCAGACGGCTCTTAACGGGGCTAAGGGGATGAGAGCGGCGCCGACGCAATTCACGATCAACGTAAGCGACTGCCCGGAAACAGTCACCGGTGCAAATGTGAAATTTGACGGGACATCCGATAGCAATGACCAGAGCCTGCTGGCGCTGGACAGTGGCACGGGCATCGCCACCGGGGTCGGGATCCAGATCGCAGATAAAAACGGCACGGCCATCCCGCTGCATTCCGCTTCGTCCGACTACACCCTCGCAGAAGGCGCAAACGCGCTCGACTTTGTCGCCCGCTATGTCTCCACAGGCCCGGCGGTCACTACCGGTACAGCAAACGGTACCTCTGAGTTCACCATCATTTACAAATAA
- a CDS encoding integrating conjugative element protein produces the protein MRVLCLVLLFFAWVCVAADDYSFRTRGAVDDLLYYQIGGGEAVMPPPVRRSPSPLSVGIGWNADMMCGNFDIDTTVRNQLNGITDGFQQLMGNVIQSATGAVASLPAMIIQRANPQLYDLLTNGVLQGRLDFDKSLLNCQKMAEKMTDLAADSAWFSGAKAENYQSLAASDNDAIRTDQKAAKEAAEKGKRWVGGEKRGGKGQPPIKVVHDATAAGWNILNQQPATSTTSLASSECDGELCSTWTSPEEVAGWMTRVVGEQTISVAQATDDPDARSGAQAGIGLHPLIDEEKAKILPLLTDLVNGSQKPGFDNLAKASGGSMQLTRGVVEALRDDPDVAVLTERLAGELALARVTEQALLARRTLLAGMREPNIANVKEAQDSLGKTTAQLDEELSQLKLELDFRQALTRNTTSLILQRKQQRDQLQGQAVEVPDDSDRRLHNLNNPQPDSPR, from the coding sequence ATGAGAGTCCTTTGCCTGGTCTTACTGTTTTTCGCCTGGGTTTGCGTGGCGGCAGACGACTACAGTTTCCGCACGCGAGGCGCGGTTGATGACCTGCTTTATTACCAGATTGGCGGCGGCGAGGCGGTCATGCCTCCCCCCGTGCGCCGTAGCCCCTCGCCGCTTAGCGTGGGCATTGGCTGGAACGCCGATATGATGTGCGGCAATTTCGACATCGACACCACGGTACGCAACCAGCTCAACGGCATCACCGACGGCTTCCAGCAGCTGATGGGCAACGTCATCCAGAGCGCCACCGGCGCGGTTGCCAGCCTGCCCGCGATGATTATCCAGCGCGCCAATCCGCAGCTTTATGATCTGCTAACCAACGGCGTGCTGCAGGGGCGGCTGGATTTTGATAAATCGCTACTGAACTGCCAGAAAATGGCGGAGAAGATGACCGATTTGGCGGCAGACTCCGCCTGGTTTTCCGGAGCCAAAGCGGAGAACTACCAATCCCTCGCCGCCAGCGATAATGACGCCATCCGCACCGACCAGAAAGCGGCAAAAGAGGCAGCCGAAAAGGGTAAACGCTGGGTGGGCGGTGAAAAGCGCGGCGGCAAAGGCCAGCCGCCGATTAAGGTAGTCCATGACGCCACCGCCGCAGGCTGGAATATTCTCAACCAGCAGCCCGCCACCAGCACCACGTCTCTTGCCTCCTCCGAATGCGACGGAGAACTTTGTAGCACCTGGACATCCCCTGAAGAAGTCGCCGGATGGATGACCCGCGTGGTAGGTGAGCAGACCATCAGCGTGGCGCAGGCCACCGACGATCCGGACGCACGTTCCGGCGCGCAAGCGGGGATCGGTCTGCATCCGCTGATCGACGAAGAAAAGGCGAAGATCCTGCCCCTCCTGACAGATCTGGTCAATGGCAGTCAGAAACCCGGTTTCGACAATCTGGCGAAAGCCTCCGGCGGTTCTATGCAACTGACCCGCGGCGTGGTCGAGGCACTGCGCGACGATCCGGATGTTGCCGTCCTCACCGAACGGCTGGCGGGAGAGCTGGCGCTGGCCCGCGTCACCGAGCAGGCGCTGCTGGCCCGGCGCACGCTGCTCGCGGGCATGCGCGAACCGAATATCGCCAACGTCAAAGAAGCGCAGGACAGCTTAGGCAAAACCACCGCCCAACTGGATGAAGAGCTGAGCCAGCTTAAGCTGGAACTCGATTTCCGCCAGGCGCTGACGCGCAATACCACAAGCCTTATCCTGCAACGCAAACAGCAGCGCGACCAGCTTCAGGGGCAGGCGGTGGAAGTGCCGGACGACAGCGACCGCCGTCTGCACAACCTCAATAACCCGCAGCCAGACAGTCCGCGATGA